A genome region from Etheostoma cragini isolate CJK2018 chromosome 4, CSU_Ecrag_1.0, whole genome shotgun sequence includes the following:
- the zgc:103559 gene encoding allantoinase, mitochondrial, with amino-acid sequence MELGSVVSAVRSKRVLVGDKVRPAVITIKDGKIHQILSDSNFTGDVAGEVLDVGDKVVMPGIVDCHVHVNEPGRTSWEGFWTATRAAAAGGVTTIVDMPLNSIPPTTTLGNFHNKLHEATGKCFVDTAFWGGVIPGNQLELLPMIQAGVAGFKCFLIHSGVDEFPHVNDCDLHRAMKQLQGTGSVLLFHAEKAVHQTTEENGDPCQYSTFLQSRPDDMEIEAIRTVTELCLQYQVRCHIVHLSSAKPLKLIQEARQAGAPLSVETTHHYLSLFAENIPTGATQFKCCPPIRGSVNQEQLWTALKAGQIDMVVSDHSPCTPDLKKLGNGDFVEAWGGISSLQFGLPLFWSSASKRGFTLSDVVRLLSWKTAQLSSLDNQKGSLAPGYDADLVIWDPEREFEIKEASIHHKNKLTPYLGVTLQGVVCVTIVRGQLVYREGSFCPKPLGKHLLIPMQPNCKAQ; translated from the exons ATGGAGCTTGGATCAGTGGTTAGTGCTGTGAGGAGTAAGAGGGTACTGGTTGGTGACAAAGTCCGTCCTGCTGTTATCACAATAAAGGATGGGAAGATCCATCAAATACTCTCAGACAGCAACTTTACTGGAGATGTTGCCGGTGAG GTGTTGGATGTGGGTGACAAGGTGGTGATGCCAGGCATTGTAGATTGCCATGTCCATGTGAATGAACCAGGCCGTACCTCCTGGGAGGGTTTCTGGACTGCCACCAGGGCGGCTGCAGCTGGTGGTGTAACAACCATTGTGGACATGCCGCT AAACAGCATCCCCCCAACTACCACACTTGGAAATTTTCACAACAAGCTGCATGAGGCAACAGGGAAGTGTTTTGTGGACACAGCCTTCTGGGGTGGTGTGATTCCTGGCAATCAG CTAGAACTTCTGCCCATGATCCAAGCTGGAGTTGCTGGCTTCAAGTGTTTCCTCATCCATAGTGGGGTGGACGAGTTCCCTCATGTGAATGACTGTGATCTACACAGAGCCATGAAACAGCTGCAAGGCACAGGGAGTGTCCTGCTG TTTCACGCAGAGAAGGCTGTTCATCAGACAACAGAGGAGAATGGCG ATCCTTGTCAGTACTCCACCTTTCTGCAGTCCAGACCAGATGACATGGAGATAGAGGCAATCCGCACTGTCACAGAACTCTGCCTCCAGTACCA GGTGCGGTGTCACATAGTTCACTTGTCCTCTGCAAAGCCATTGAAACTAATCCAGGAAGCAAGGCAGGCCGGAGCGCCCCTGTCAGTGGAGACCACCCACCACTACCTCAGCCTGTTTGCAGAGAACATACCTACAGGGGCTACACAATTCAAGTGCTGCCCACCCATCAGAGGATCTGTTAACCAG GAGCAGTTGTGGACTGCACTGAAAGCTGGGCAGATTGATATGGTGGTGTCTGATCATTCTCCTTGCACCCCTGATTTGAAGAAACTGGGCAATGGAGACTTCGTTGAGGCTTGGGGAGGAATTTCTTCCTTACAATTTG GTTTGCCTCTGTTCTGGAGTTCAGCCAGTAAGAGAGGCTTTACACTGTCTGATGTGGTGAGACTCCTTAGCTGGAAAACAGCCCAGCTAAGTAGTCTTGACAACCAAAAGGGCAGCCTTGCCCCCGGCTATGATGCTGACTTGGTCATATGGGACCCAGAGAGAGAATTTGAA ATTAAAGAAGCAAGCATTCATCATAAAAACAAG CTAACCCCTTACCTCGGCGTCACATTGCAAGGAGTGGTGTGTGTTACCATTGTTAGGGGCCAGCTGGTGTACAGAGAAGGCTCTTTCTGCCCCAAACCTCTGGGGAAGCATCTCCTCATCCCAATGCAGCCCAACTGTAAAGCACAATGA